The following proteins are co-located in the Zonotrichia albicollis isolate bZonAlb1 chromosome 1, bZonAlb1.hap1, whole genome shotgun sequence genome:
- the XCR1 gene encoding chemokine XC receptor 1 — MDEGFYLDDNSSYEYLYETNVCEMGDYFIFNIYLTAVLYILVFFLSLLGNALVLWILLKYENLTSLTNIFIMNLCISDLVFSCMLPFWVVDQSFGWIFGEFLCKASNAIFSIGYYSGVFFLTLMTILRYLFVVNPLSTLRSQTWCCGVLVSLAVWTVSILIVVPEVIHTTVQEDLEQNRYCDYANGNWKKVDIYMRNVLFLFSFGVIVFCYFKILIILLRARSRRKHRTVRLILIIVVAFFLCWAPYNILSFLTTFPPPTCQYVKDSNLAFHISRQIAFSHCCLNPVLYVFVGVKFKRHLAQLCSLCLHCSNGQASSTRICHEGKFQREGTSLY; from the coding sequence ATGGACGAAGGATTTTATTTAGATGATAATTCCTCATATGAATACCTTTATGAAACCAACGTCTGTGAAATGGGTGACTATTTCATATTTAACATCTATCTCACTGCTGTCCTCTACATTCTGGTATTTTTCCTCAGTCTGCTAGGAAACGCTTTGGTGTTATGGATCCTACTGAAATATGAAAACCTTACATCTTTAACAAACATCTTCATCATGAATCTCTGTATCTCTGATTTAGTCTTCTCCTGCATGCTGCCTTTTTGGGTAGTGGACCAGTCCTTTGGATGGATTTTTGGTGAGTTCCTTTGCAAAGCATCAAATGCTATTTTCTCCATTGGCTACTACAGCGGTGTTTTCTTTTTGACTCTCATGACTATCCTGAGATACTTGTTTGTGGTGAACCCCCTTTCAACTCTGAGATCCCAGACATGGTGCTGTGGTGTTCTCGTGTCCTTGGCTGTTTGGACTGTTAGCATCTTAATTGTGGTTCCTGAGGTGATTCACACCACAGTGCAAGAAGACTTGGAACAGAACAGGTACTGTGATTATGCCAATGGGAATTGGAAAAAGGTGGACATTTACATGAGAAATGTACTCTTCCTATTTTCCTTTGGAGTCATTGTATTCTGCTACTTCAAGATACTCATAATCCTGCTTAGAGCAAGATCTCGCAGAAAGCATAGAACTGTGAGACTCATCCTCATTATTGTGGTGGcttttttcctgtgctgggcaccCTACAACATCCTCAGCTTCCTGACTACTTTTCCACCACCTACTTGTCAGTATGTGAAAGACTCCAACCTTGCCTTTCACATCAGCCGTCAAATTGCTTTCTCCCACTGCTGCCTCAACCCTGTGCTCTATGTATTTGTTGGAGTCAAGTTCAAGAGGCATTTGGCACAATTATGCAGTCTGTGTTTACACTGCAGCAATGGTCAAGCCTCCAGCACCAGGATCTGCCATGAAGGCAAATTCCAGCGTGAAGGGACATCCCTCTATTGA